The Hevea brasiliensis isolate MT/VB/25A 57/8 chromosome 1, ASM3005281v1, whole genome shotgun sequence genome has a window encoding:
- the LOC110639627 gene encoding proline-rich receptor-like protein kinase PERK15: MQAQTVAPPDMQCQDKFLLLNVVASPGTTAKDVNANMFNEEAAHHVEERKLKVVYVAPPRSLSPVREGSQEGFSPRSSVSDDGSLSATVQTSVIQFDPKVVPVNEPDKWLIADRIGMGTRYLLSVEPQELQFPFELGKQTFCSLQLLNKSDNYVAFKVMTTNPKKYCVRPYAGAVSPRSTCDVIVAMQAQTEAPPDMQCKDKFLLRSVVASPGTTAKDVNAEMFNEEAGHHVEEHKLKVVHVASPRPPSPVREWSEEGSSPRASVSDDGSLSASVQTSVIESGLKVDPLSTAFPSGMPSNIGPTQYRYEQLSKATGHFSNDYILGQGGFGQVFKGALHGEILAIKKLQYFEEQTREELVHEIAVISNVRHCNLVKLLGYCIEGANALLVLEYCLNKSLRFHLHGGGKEILDWPTRRKIAIGSAKGLEYLHEHSSPKIIHRDIKPDNILLDINFEPKIADFGLALFFPDTVTHLSRSIAGTEVYIDPEHSGRVSSKSDIYSFGVVLLELITGRKPKYQGIDIISWAKPRITQALNGQYIDFVDSNLQSYDRSEMQWMISCVAACVYNPFESRPQMKEIVRALEGYSPPKDKAGTPFY, from the exons ATGCAAGCACAAACGGTGGCGCCTCCTGATATGCAATGCCAGGACAAGTTTTTACTTTTGAATGTAGTTGCAAGTCCTGGAACTACTGCAAAGGATGTCAATGCAAACATG TTCAATGAAGAGGCAGCGCATCATGTTGAAGAGCGCAAATTGAAGGTTGTTTATGTTGCTCCTCCTAGATCACTGTCACCAGTTCGAGAAGGGTCACAGGAAGGTTTTTCACCCAGATCTTCTGTGTCCGACGATGGGAGCCTGAGCGCCACCGTACAAACCAGCGTTATTCAATTCGATCCGAAAGTTGTCCCGGTGAATGAACCGGATAAATGG CTTATCGCCGATCGCATCGGAATGGGTACCCGCTACCTTCTCAGCGTCGAACCTCAGGAGCTCCAATTTCCAT TTGAACTGGGGAAGCAGACCTTTTGTTCCCTACAGCTGTTAAATAAGAGCGACAATTATGTGGCTTTCAAG GTTATGACGACGAATCCAAAAAAGTACTGTGTTAGGCCTTATGCTGGGGCTGTGTCGCCAAGGTCCACTTGTGATGTTATAG TTGCAATGCAAGCACAAACGGAGGCGCCTCCTGATATGCAATGCAAGGACAAGTTTTTACTTCGGAGTGTAGTTGCAAGTCCTGGAACTACTGCGAAGGATGTCAATGCAGAGATG TTCAATGAAGAGGCAGGGCATCATGTTGAAGAGCACAAATTGAAGGTTGTTCATGTTGCTTCTCCTAGACCACCATCACCAGTTCGAGAATGGTCAGAGGAAGGTTCTTCACCCAGAGCTTCTGTGTCGGACGATGGGAGCCTGAGCGCCTCTGTACAAACTAGCGTTATTGAATCCGGTCTGAAGGTTGACCCG CTTTCGACAGCTTTTCCCTCGGGAATGCCCAGTAACATTGGACCAACGCAATATCGTTATGAACAACTATCAAAAGCAACTGGTCATTTCTCCAATGACTACATCCTTGGCCAGGGTGGTTTTGGTCAAGTCTTTAAGGGTGCCCTACATGGTGAAATCCTTGCTATTAAGAAACTTCAGTATTTCGAGGAACAGACCAGAGAAGAATTGGTCCATGAGATTGCAGTCATTAGCAATGTTCGTCACTGTAATCTTGTTAAGCTGCTTGGCTACTGCATTGAAGGAGCCAATGCATTGCTTGTTTTAGAGTATTGTCTCAATAAAtccttgagatttcatttacatg GAGGAGGAAAAGAGATTTTGGATTGGCCAACAAGAAGGAAAATTGCCATAGGCTCTGCAAAAGGATTGGAATATCTGCATGAGCACT CATCTCCAAAGATTATTCACCGAGATATCAAACCAGATAACATTCTTCTCGATATTAATTTTGAACCAAAG ATTGCCGATTTTGGACTTGCCTTATTTTTTCCGGATACTGTTACTCATCTCTCCAGATCAATTGCAGGAACTGAAGT TTATATAGATCCAGAGCATTCCGGAAGAGTATCTAGTAAGTCAGATATCTATTCTTTTGGCGTGGTGCTTCTAGAACTTATCACTGGAAGAAAACCTAAATATCAAGGCATTGACATCATTAGTTGG gcAAAACCTCGAATTACACAAGCTTTGAATGGACAATATATAGACTTTGTTGATTCAAATTTGCAAAGTTATGATAGAAGTGAAATGCAATGGATGATTTCTTGTGTTGCAGCTTGTGTTTATAATCCTTTTGAGTCTCGCCCGCAAATGAAAGAG ATAGTTCGAGCTCTTGAAGGATATAGTCCTCCAAAGGATAAGGCTG GAACTCCATTCTACTAG
- the LOC131181485 gene encoding vesicle-associated protein 1-1-like gives MDTGYLLSVEPQELQFPFELRKQISCSLLLLNKSDNYVAFKVKTTNPKNYCVRPNAAVVSPRSTCDIIGLFSPPFSNYPVVFR, from the exons ATGGATACCGGCTACCTTCTCAGCGTCGAGCCTCAggagcttcaatttccat TTGAATTGAGGAAGCAGATCTCTTGTTCCCTACTGCTGTTAAATAAGAGCGACAATTATGTGGCTTTCAAG GTTAAGACGACGAATCCAAAAAATTACTGTGTTAGGCCTAATGCTGCGGTTGTCTCGCCAAGGTCCACTTGTGATATTATAGGTCTTTTCTCTCCGCCTTTTTCCAATTATCCCGTTGTGTTTAGATGA